In Chlamydia serpentis, the following are encoded in one genomic region:
- the recR gene encoding recombination mediator RecR, which yields MIKYPDYLSKLIFFLRKLPGIGFKTAEKLAFDLLSWDSEQLKILGDAFHDVAHDRSYCSSCFTLKESTETSCHFCTKERDNGSLCIVASPKDVFFLERSKVFKGRYYVLGSLLSPITGKQIENQRLLLLKAQIESLCPKEIILAIDATLEGDATALFLKQELEHFSISISRLALGMPIGLSFDYIDSGTLARAFSGRHSY from the coding sequence ATGATAAAATATCCTGACTACTTATCTAAATTAATTTTCTTTTTAAGAAAACTTCCAGGCATTGGATTTAAAACAGCAGAAAAACTTGCTTTTGATTTACTCTCTTGGGATAGTGAGCAATTAAAAATATTAGGCGATGCTTTTCATGATGTTGCCCATGATCGTAGCTACTGTTCTTCATGTTTTACCCTAAAAGAATCTACAGAGACAAGTTGTCACTTTTGTACAAAAGAAAGAGACAACGGGAGTCTATGCATTGTTGCTTCACCAAAAGATGTTTTTTTTTTAGAACGTTCCAAAGTATTTAAAGGGCGTTATTATGTCCTCGGATCTCTTTTATCGCCAATTACAGGAAAACAAATAGAAAACCAACGACTCTTGCTTTTAAAAGCTCAGATAGAATCTCTTTGTCCCAAAGAAATTATCCTAGCCATTGATGCAACACTAGAAGGAGACGCCACAGCTCTTTTTCTAAAACAAGAATTAGAACATTTTTCTATATCTATTTCTCGTTTAGCTCTAGGAATGCCTATAGGCCTATCTTTTGATTACATAGATTCAGGAACTCTAGCAAGAGCATTTTCTGGGCGTCACTCGTATTAA
- the bamA gene encoding outer membrane protein assembly factor BamA — MPIMRNKVILQLSILVLIQAPLILFSSEKVKEGHVVVDSITIVTEGENASNKHPLPKLKTRSGALFSQLDFDEDLRTLAKEYDAVDPKVEFCEGKTTIALRLIAKPSIRKINISGNQVVPEHKILKTLQIYSNDLFEREKFLKGLDELRTYYLKRGYFESNLDYNLEHNQEKGFIDISIQIKEGPCGKIKQLKFSGISRTEKSEIQEFIQTKQHSTTTSWFTGAGLYHPDIVEQDGLAITNYLHNRGYADATIDSHYEVDGKGNILLYMDINKGPQYTLGHVHIQGFDVLPKRLIEKQTQVGPNDLYCPDKIWDGAHKIKQTYAKYGYINTNVDVLFIPHTNRPIYDVTYEVSEGSPYKVGLIKITGNTHTKSDVILHETSLFPGDTFNRLKLEDTEQRLRNTGYFQSVSVYTVRSQLDPMGNADQYRDIFVEVKETTTGNIGLFLGFSSLDNLFGGIELSESNFDLFGIRNLFSKGFRCLRGGGEHLFLKANFGDKVTDYTLKWTKPHFLNTPWILGIELDKSINRALSKDYAVQTYGGNVSTTYILNEHLKYGLFYRGSQTSLHEKRKFLLGPNLDSNKGFVSAAGVNLNYDSVDSPRNPTTGIRGGVTFEVSGLGGTYHFTKLSLNSSIYRKLTRKGVLKIKGEAQFIKPFSNTTGEGIPMSERFFLGGETTVRGYKSFMIGPKYSATEPQGGLSSLLISEEFQYPLIKQPNISAFMFLDSGFVGLENYKISLKDLYSSAGFGLRFDVMNNVPVMLGFGWPFRPTENLNGEKIDISQRFFFALGGMF, encoded by the coding sequence ATGCCCATCATGCGAAATAAAGTTATCTTACAACTATCCATCTTAGTTTTAATCCAAGCCCCTTTAATTCTTTTTTCTTCTGAAAAAGTTAAAGAAGGTCATGTAGTGGTAGACTCTATCACAATCGTAACAGAAGGAGAAAATGCTTCAAATAAACACCCTCTACCTAAACTAAAAACAAGAAGTGGCGCCCTTTTTTCCCAATTGGATTTTGACGAAGACTTAAGAACATTAGCTAAAGAATATGATGCTGTCGATCCTAAAGTAGAATTTTGCGAAGGAAAAACTACGATTGCACTTCGCCTAATAGCTAAGCCTTCCATTCGAAAAATTAATATCTCGGGGAATCAAGTAGTTCCCGAACATAAAATTCTTAAAACACTACAAATTTATTCTAACGATCTCTTTGAGAGAGAAAAATTTCTCAAAGGCCTTGATGAATTAAGAACGTATTATCTGAAGCGAGGATATTTTGAATCGAATTTAGATTACAACCTCGAGCATAACCAAGAGAAGGGTTTTATCGATATTTCAATTCAAATAAAAGAAGGTCCTTGCGGGAAAATTAAGCAACTCAAATTCTCAGGAATTTCACGAACAGAAAAATCAGAGATTCAAGAATTTATTCAAACAAAACAACACTCTACGACTACAAGTTGGTTCACTGGGGCTGGACTATATCATCCAGATATTGTTGAACAAGATGGTTTAGCAATTACTAATTACCTGCATAACCGTGGGTATGCCGATGCTACAATTGATTCTCACTATGAGGTCGATGGTAAGGGAAACATTCTTCTCTATATGGACATCAATAAAGGACCTCAATATACCTTAGGTCACGTCCATATTCAAGGATTTGACGTTCTACCAAAACGGCTTATAGAAAAACAAACACAAGTTGGTCCTAATGACCTTTATTGTCCCGATAAAATATGGGATGGAGCTCATAAGATTAAACAAACTTATGCAAAATATGGTTATATCAATACTAATGTTGATGTTCTTTTCATTCCTCATACAAATCGTCCTATTTATGATGTAACCTACGAGGTAAGTGAAGGATCTCCTTATAAGGTCGGGTTAATTAAAATTACTGGTAATACTCATACAAAATCTGATGTCATTTTACACGAAACAAGCCTCTTTCCAGGAGATACATTCAATCGCTTAAAACTAGAAGATACTGAACAACGTTTAAGGAATACTGGTTACTTCCAGAGCGTTAGCGTCTATACGGTACGTTCTCAACTTGACCCTATGGGTAATGCCGATCAATACCGAGATATTTTTGTCGAGGTTAAGGAGACAACAACTGGGAATATAGGCTTATTTTTAGGATTTAGTTCTCTAGATAATCTCTTCGGGGGAATCGAACTTTCTGAAAGTAATTTCGATCTATTTGGAATTAGAAATTTGTTTTCTAAAGGATTTCGCTGTTTAAGAGGTGGTGGTGAACATCTCTTCTTAAAAGCAAACTTTGGAGATAAAGTCACTGATTACACTTTGAAGTGGACTAAACCTCACTTTTTAAATACCCCTTGGATTTTAGGAATTGAATTAGATAAATCGATTAACAGAGCTTTATCTAAAGATTATGCCGTTCAAACATATGGTGGTAACGTCAGTACAACATATATTTTAAATGAACATCTTAAATACGGTTTATTTTATCGAGGCAGTCAAACAAGTTTACATGAAAAACGTAAGTTTCTTTTAGGACCAAATTTAGATAGCAACAAAGGCTTTGTCTCCGCTGCAGGTGTTAACTTAAATTATGACTCTGTAGACAGTCCTAGAAATCCAACTACAGGAATTCGTGGTGGTGTTACCTTTGAAGTTTCTGGTTTAGGGGGTACATACCATTTTACGAAACTCTCTTTAAATAGTTCTATATATAGAAAACTTACACGTAAAGGCGTTTTAAAAATCAAAGGAGAAGCTCAATTTATTAAACCCTTTAGCAATACTACAGGTGAAGGAATTCCTATGAGTGAGCGTTTCTTCTTGGGTGGAGAAACTACAGTTCGAGGCTATAAATCTTTCATGATTGGTCCAAAATACTCTGCTACAGAGCCTCAAGGAGGTTTATCTTCCCTCTTAATTTCAGAAGAATTCCAATATCCCCTTATTAAACAACCTAATATTAGTGCCTTTATGTTCCTAGATTCAGGATTTGTCGGTCTTGAAAACTACAAAATCTCTTTAAAAGATTTATACAGTAGTGCTGGATTTGGTTTACGCTTTGATGTCATGAATAATGTTCCTGTTATGTTAGGATTTGGATGGCCTTTCCGTCCTACGGAGAATCTGAACGGAGAAAAAATCGATATTTCTCAACGCTTTTTCTTTGCTTTAGGAGGTATGTTCTAA
- a CDS encoding OmpH family outer membrane protein, with the protein MKKLLSSVVLLFLGSMTTVHADLGYVNLKRCLEESDLGKKETEELEVMKQQFLKNAEKIEEELTSIYNKLQDEDYMESLSEAASEELRKKFEDLSGEYNAYQSQYYQSINQSNVKRIQKLIQEVKIAAESVRLKEKLEAILNEEAVLAIAPDSDKTTEIIAILNESFKKQN; encoded by the coding sequence ATGAAAAAATTATTATCTTCTGTAGTTTTACTTTTTCTAGGATCAATGACTACAGTTCATGCCGATTTAGGCTATGTTAACTTGAAGCGTTGCCTAGAAGAATCTGATCTAGGGAAAAAAGAAACTGAAGAATTAGAAGTTATGAAACAGCAATTTTTAAAAAATGCTGAAAAAATAGAAGAGGAGCTAACTTCTATCTATAATAAGCTGCAAGATGAAGACTACATGGAAAGCCTATCTGAGGCAGCCTCTGAAGAGCTAAGAAAAAAATTTGAAGATCTCTCTGGAGAGTATAATGCATATCAGTCTCAATACTACCAATCAATCAATCAAAGTAATGTTAAACGCATTCAAAAACTCATACAGGAAGTAAAAATTGCTGCAGAGTCTGTACGACTAAAGGAAAAATTAGAAGCTATCCTCAATGAAGAAGCTGTCTTAGCCATTGCACCTGACTCAGATAAAACTACTGAAATTATTGCTATTCTCAACGAATCTTTTAAAAAACAAAACTAA
- the lpxD gene encoding UDP-3-O-(3-hydroxymyristoyl)glucosamine N-acyltransferase → MSEAPVYTLKQLAELLQVEVQGNIETPISGVEDISQAEAWHITFLDNEKYSSFLKNTKAGAIILSKPQASQHIDLKKNFLITNESPSLTFQKCIELFIKPATSGFSGVHPTAVIHPTVCIEENVTIEPYVVISQYARIGFGTYIGAGSFIGAYSTIGSNCQIHPKVVIRERVVLGNRVILQPGAVLGSCGFGYITNAFGHHKPLKHLGYVIIGDDVEIGANTTIDRGRFKNTIIHEGTKIDNQVQIAHHVEVGKHSIIVAQAGIAGSTKIGDHVIIGGQTGITGHISIADHVIMIAQTGVTKSITSPGIYGGAPARPYQETHRLIAKIRNLPKTEERLSKLERQVKDLLALNGLATSSET, encoded by the coding sequence ATGTCTGAAGCACCAGTCTATACTCTTAAACAGTTAGCTGAGCTATTACAGGTCGAAGTTCAAGGAAATATAGAAACTCCTATTTCTGGTGTTGAAGATATTAGCCAGGCTGAAGCTTGGCATATTACTTTTCTAGATAATGAAAAATACTCAAGCTTCTTAAAAAATACGAAAGCTGGAGCAATTATTTTATCTAAGCCTCAAGCCTCACAACATATAGACTTAAAGAAGAATTTTCTTATTACTAATGAATCTCCTTCTCTAACTTTTCAAAAATGTATAGAACTTTTTATAAAACCGGCAACATCAGGATTTTCTGGTGTACACCCTACTGCGGTGATTCACCCCACTGTATGTATCGAAGAAAACGTAACAATAGAGCCTTATGTTGTTATTAGCCAGTATGCTCGCATCGGCTTCGGAACATATATTGGAGCTGGGAGCTTTATTGGCGCCTATAGTACTATAGGTAGTAACTGTCAAATTCATCCTAAGGTTGTAATTCGAGAAAGGGTTGTCTTAGGAAACCGTGTAATTCTTCAACCAGGAGCTGTTCTAGGATCCTGTGGGTTTGGCTATATCACAAACGCTTTCGGCCATCATAAACCGTTAAAACATTTAGGATATGTTATTATAGGTGATGATGTCGAAATCGGAGCTAACACAACTATTGATCGGGGTAGATTTAAAAATACTATTATTCATGAAGGAACCAAAATTGATAATCAGGTACAAATAGCCCATCACGTTGAAGTTGGAAAACATAGTATTATTGTTGCTCAAGCTGGTATTGCCGGATCCACAAAAATTGGTGACCATGTGATCATTGGAGGTCAAACAGGTATTACTGGCCATATTTCTATTGCTGATCATGTCATCATGATTGCTCAAACTGGAGTCACAAAATCTATTACTTCTCCAGGTATTTATGGTGGAGCTCCTGCACGACCATATCAAGAGACACACCGCCTAATAGCTAAGATTCGAAATCTTCCTAAAACCGAAGAACGATTAAGTAAATTGGAGAGACAGGTAAAAGATCTGCTAGCGCTCAACGGTCTAGCCACTTCTTCTGAGACTTAA
- the pdhA gene encoding pyruvate dehydrogenase (acetyl-transferring) E1 component subunit alpha: MDSLPPYNIASQDTEKPLVENIIDIYGPATCSQFLKQMILIREFESQGETAYQEGLIGGFYHSYTGQEAVATAAIANTGSNQWVFSSYRCHALAILLKVPLEEIAAELLGKETGCALGRGGSMHMCGPNFPGGFGIVGGQIPLAAGAAFAIKYLKEKNKIALAFIGDGAVAQGVFHETLNFVSLHQLPLMLIIENNGWGMGTSLNRAVAKQPIAESQGASYGIRAFTINGFDLFNSLVGFREAYRYMLDTESPVLIECLCSRFRGHSVSDPNLYRSKEEMQCLFKKDPITFAKNWLIQLGVLTEEEFQNIRKQCKAEVLQAFSKAKLSPEPSITTLEEGVYG; this comes from the coding sequence ATGGATAGTTTACCACCCTACAATATAGCTTCTCAGGATACAGAAAAGCCCTTAGTAGAAAACATTATAGATATTTATGGTCCTGCTACCTGTTCTCAATTTTTAAAGCAAATGATTCTGATTCGTGAGTTTGAAAGTCAAGGAGAAACAGCCTATCAGGAAGGATTGATTGGTGGATTTTATCACTCCTATACTGGTCAAGAAGCGGTAGCCACTGCTGCTATTGCAAATACGGGATCCAACCAATGGGTCTTCTCTTCCTATCGCTGCCATGCCCTTGCTATTCTTCTTAAAGTTCCTTTAGAAGAAATTGCTGCCGAACTTCTAGGCAAAGAAACAGGATGTGCCCTAGGTCGTGGAGGATCTATGCATATGTGTGGACCTAATTTTCCTGGAGGATTTGGTATTGTAGGAGGACAAATTCCTCTTGCAGCTGGAGCTGCCTTCGCCATCAAATATCTAAAAGAAAAAAATAAGATTGCTCTGGCCTTTATCGGAGACGGTGCAGTCGCTCAAGGAGTATTCCACGAAACCTTAAATTTTGTCTCTCTCCACCAACTTCCTCTTATGCTGATTATTGAAAATAATGGTTGGGGCATGGGAACATCTTTAAATCGTGCTGTAGCCAAACAACCAATAGCAGAGTCACAAGGAGCATCCTATGGTATTCGCGCATTCACGATTAATGGTTTTGATTTATTCAACTCTCTTGTTGGGTTTAGAGAGGCCTATCGCTATATGCTCGATACAGAATCTCCAGTGTTAATTGAATGTCTCTGCTCTCGATTTCGAGGACACTCTGTATCAGATCCCAATTTGTACAGATCAAAAGAAGAGATGCAATGTTTATTCAAAAAGGACCCTATTACCTTTGCTAAAAACTGGCTAATTCAACTAGGAGTACTAACAGAAGAAGAATTTCAAAACATACGAAAACAATGTAAAGCTGAAGTTTTACAAGCATTTTCTAAAGCAAAACTATCCCCAGAACCATCCATCACCACATTAGAGGAAGGAGTTTATGGCTAA
- a CDS encoding alpha-ketoacid dehydrogenase subunit beta — protein MAKYKTLEIREALREAIDEEMTRDSNVCILGEEVGEYNGAYKVTKGLLDKWGPKRVIDTPISEAAFSGIGIGAAMLGLRPIIEFMSWNFSFVAADQIISHAAKMHYMTGGKFSVPIVFRGPNGAAAQVSCQHSHCVEALYANIPGLIIIAPSTPQDAKGLLKSAIRNNNPVLFLENELEYNLKGEVPTQEYLVPIGKARLVQEGKDLTIITYSRMVSITQQACSLAKKRWGLSIEIIDLRTIKPLDLSSILSSIQKTSRCIVIEEGHYFSGISAEIIATITEYAFDYLDTAPLRICQKETPMPYSKVLEQATLPNINRILDTIEKVMR, from the coding sequence ATGGCTAAATATAAAACATTAGAAATTCGAGAAGCTCTCCGAGAAGCTATTGATGAAGAGATGACTCGCGATTCTAATGTCTGCATTCTTGGTGAAGAGGTTGGTGAATACAATGGTGCTTATAAAGTAACCAAAGGCTTATTAGATAAATGGGGTCCTAAGAGAGTTATTGACACTCCTATTAGCGAGGCTGCCTTTTCAGGCATTGGCATAGGAGCTGCAATGTTAGGCCTTCGTCCTATCATAGAATTTATGAGCTGGAATTTTTCTTTTGTTGCTGCAGATCAAATTATCTCGCATGCTGCTAAAATGCATTATATGACTGGAGGAAAATTTTCTGTTCCTATAGTTTTCCGCGGTCCTAATGGTGCTGCAGCTCAAGTTTCATGCCAGCATTCTCATTGTGTAGAAGCGTTATATGCTAATATTCCTGGTCTGATTATTATAGCGCCTTCAACTCCCCAAGATGCTAAAGGCTTACTAAAATCAGCAATCAGAAATAATAACCCAGTTCTTTTTTTAGAAAACGAGCTAGAGTATAACTTGAAAGGAGAAGTCCCGACTCAAGAATACCTGGTTCCTATTGGAAAGGCACGTCTAGTTCAAGAAGGAAAAGATCTTACTATTATTACTTATAGCCGTATGGTTTCTATTACTCAACAAGCCTGCTCTTTAGCAAAAAAACGTTGGGGTTTATCTATAGAAATTATCGACCTAAGAACAATTAAGCCTTTAGATTTATCCTCTATTTTATCTTCGATACAAAAAACTTCACGTTGTATTGTCATTGAAGAAGGGCATTATTTCTCTGGGATCTCTGCTGAAATTATTGCAACGATTACTGAATATGCCTTTGATTATCTTGATACTGCGCCTTTAAGAATATGTCAGAAAGAAACTCCTATGCCTTATAGTAAAGTCTTAGAGCAAGCCACTCTGCCAAATATTAACCGAATCTTAGACACCATTGAAAAAGTTATGAGGTAA
- a CDS encoding pyruvate dehydrogenase complex dihydrolipoamide acetyltransferase: MISLLKMPKLSPTMEVGTIVKWHKKNNDQVHFGDVILEISTDKAVLEHTANEDGWLREILCHEGNKITIGTPIAVLSTESNEPFTLDELLPKTESSKLKLPPENTPQEEPLSSTTKATPVTFTSVSFKPEPPLSSPLILKRPDITSNLSPLARQLAKEKNLDVSSLQGSGPGGRIVKKDLDKAPSKSIAGFGYPEAPEVPPGSYHEENLSPIREVIASRLQAAKVSIPHFYIKQQVYASPLLNLLKELQLQGIKVSINDCIVRACALALKEFPSINSGFNSFDNKIVRFETIDISVAVAIPDGIITPIIRCADRKNLGMISAEIKSLAVKAKNQSLEETEYKGGSFCVSNLGMTGITEFTAIINPPQAAILAVGSVIEQALVLNGEITIGSTCILTLSVDHRVIDGYPAAMFMKRLQKILEAPAVLLLN; the protein is encoded by the coding sequence GTGATCTCCTTATTGAAAATGCCAAAGCTTTCTCCAACTATGGAAGTGGGTACCATAGTGAAATGGCACAAAAAAAATAATGATCAGGTGCATTTTGGAGACGTTATTCTCGAAATTTCTACGGATAAAGCTGTTTTAGAACATACAGCTAATGAGGATGGCTGGCTTCGTGAAATTCTATGTCATGAAGGGAATAAAATAACTATAGGCACCCCTATTGCAGTACTCTCCACAGAATCTAATGAGCCATTTACCCTAGACGAACTCCTTCCTAAGACGGAATCCTCTAAGTTAAAGCTCCCTCCTGAAAACACCCCTCAAGAAGAGCCTCTTTCATCAACTACGAAAGCCACACCTGTCACATTTACTTCTGTTTCCTTCAAGCCCGAGCCTCCTCTATCCTCTCCCTTAATTTTGAAACGTCCAGATATTACTAGCAATCTATCTCCATTAGCCAGGCAGTTAGCAAAAGAAAAAAATCTAGATGTTTCTTCACTTCAAGGAAGCGGTCCTGGAGGACGCATAGTAAAAAAAGATCTAGATAAAGCTCCTTCTAAAAGCATTGCCGGATTTGGTTATCCTGAAGCTCCAGAAGTCCCTCCAGGGTCTTATCATGAGGAAAACCTGTCCCCAATTCGTGAAGTTATTGCCTCACGTTTACAGGCTGCTAAAGTCTCTATTCCTCACTTCTATATAAAACAACAAGTGTACGCATCGCCCCTTCTTAACCTGCTTAAAGAATTACAACTTCAGGGAATCAAAGTTTCTATTAATGACTGCATCGTACGTGCTTGTGCTTTAGCACTTAAAGAGTTTCCCTCAATTAATTCTGGCTTCAACAGTTTTGATAATAAAATTGTCCGCTTCGAAACTATTGATATTTCTGTAGCTGTAGCTATTCCGGATGGAATTATTACTCCAATTATACGCTGTGCAGACCGCAAAAACCTTGGTATGATTTCAGCAGAAATTAAGAGTTTAGCAGTCAAAGCCAAAAATCAGTCTCTTGAAGAAACTGAGTATAAAGGGGGATCTTTTTGCGTCTCTAACTTAGGAATGACAGGAATTACTGAATTTACAGCTATTATAAATCCCCCTCAAGCGGCTATCCTTGCTGTAGGAAGCGTTATAGAACAAGCACTTGTGCTTAATGGAGAAATTACTATAGGATCTACCTGTATACTCACCTTATCTGTAGATCATAGAGTAATAGATGGTTATCCGGCTGCAATGTTTATGAAACGGCTACAAAAAATCTTAGAAGCACCAGCAGTTTTATTGTTAAACTAA
- a CDS encoding glycogen/starch/alpha-glucan phosphorylase, with translation MKRAILDRLYLGVVQSPESASPRDIFTAVAKTVMEWLAKGWLKTQNGYYKNDVKRVYYLSMEFLLGRSLKSNLLNLGILDLVRKALKTLNYDFDHLIDMEADAGLGNGGLGRLAACYLDSMATLAVPAYGYGIRYDYGIFDQRIVNGYQEEAPDEWLRYGNPWEICRGEYLYPVRFYGRVIHYIDARGKAISDLVDTQEVLAMAYDIPIPGYGNETVNSLRLWQAQSPRGFDFSYFNHGNYIQAIEDIALIENISRVLYPNDSITEGQELRLKQEYFLVSATIQDIIRRYTKTHISLDDLADKVVVQLNDTHPALGIAEMMHILVDREEMPWDKAWEMTITIFNYTNHTILPEALERWPMDLFSKLLPRHLEIIYEINARWLEKVSSRYPKNDDKRRSLSIIEEGSQKYINMANLAVIGSAKVNGVSSFHSQLIKDTLFKESYEFFPEKFINVTNGVTPRRWIALCNPRLSKLLNETIGDRYIVDLSQISLIRSFAEDSSFRDHWKEVKLKNKQDLATRIYREVGEVIDPNSLFDCHIKRIHEYKRQLMNILRVIYLYNSLKENPNQSEVPTTVIFSGKAAPGYVMAKLIIKLINSVADTVNQDSQVKDKLKILFLPNYQVSMAESIIPGTDLSEQISTAGMEASGTGNMKFALNGALTIGTMDGANIEMAEHIGKENMFIFGLLEKEIVELRREYYPQGICDRNPKIRRVLDLLDQGFFNGNDKDLFKPIVRRLLHEGDPFFVLADLESYIIAHESAAKLFTESNLWTKTSIYNTAGMGFFSSDRAIQDYAKNIWHVPTKSCSGEEI, from the coding sequence ATGAAAAGAGCTATCCTAGATCGACTATACTTAGGTGTTGTACAATCTCCAGAATCAGCATCTCCTCGAGATATCTTTACCGCGGTTGCAAAAACTGTTATGGAGTGGCTCGCAAAAGGTTGGTTGAAAACTCAAAATGGCTACTATAAAAATGATGTGAAGAGAGTTTACTACCTTTCTATGGAATTCCTTTTGGGAAGAAGTTTGAAAAGTAATCTTCTCAATTTAGGCATTCTGGACTTAGTCAGGAAGGCACTAAAAACTTTAAACTATGATTTCGATCATCTTATAGATATGGAAGCCGATGCAGGATTGGGGAATGGAGGTTTAGGAAGACTAGCAGCTTGTTATCTAGATTCTATGGCAACATTAGCAGTGCCCGCCTATGGCTATGGTATACGTTATGATTATGGTATTTTTGATCAGAGAATAGTAAATGGCTATCAGGAAGAGGCACCTGATGAATGGCTGCGTTATGGAAACCCTTGGGAAATCTGTCGAGGAGAGTACCTTTATCCTGTGCGCTTTTATGGAAGAGTAATCCATTATATAGATGCTCGTGGAAAAGCAATATCAGATCTTGTCGATACACAAGAAGTATTAGCAATGGCCTATGATATTCCTATTCCTGGTTATGGTAATGAAACTGTAAACTCTCTGAGGTTATGGCAGGCACAATCTCCTCGTGGTTTTGACTTTAGCTATTTTAATCATGGGAATTATATTCAGGCTATTGAGGATATCGCTTTAATAGAAAACATCTCTCGAGTTCTTTATCCTAATGATTCCATTACGGAAGGACAGGAACTACGTCTCAAACAAGAATATTTTCTAGTTTCTGCAACTATTCAAGATATTATCCGTAGGTATACTAAAACTCATATTTCTTTAGACGATCTGGCGGATAAAGTTGTAGTTCAGTTAAACGATACGCACCCTGCTTTAGGGATTGCTGAAATGATGCATATTTTAGTAGATAGGGAAGAGATGCCTTGGGATAAGGCATGGGAAATGACAATAACGATATTTAATTATACTAATCATACGATTCTTCCAGAAGCCTTGGAAAGATGGCCGATGGATTTATTTTCTAAGTTATTGCCTCGCCATCTAGAGATTATCTATGAGATAAATGCTCGCTGGTTAGAAAAAGTGAGCTCCCGTTATCCTAAAAATGATGATAAGCGTCGATCTTTATCAATTATTGAAGAAGGGAGCCAAAAATATATTAATATGGCTAACCTAGCTGTAATTGGCTCTGCTAAGGTCAATGGAGTTTCATCGTTCCATTCTCAATTGATCAAAGACACGTTGTTTAAAGAATCTTATGAGTTTTTCCCTGAAAAGTTTATTAACGTCACAAATGGAGTGACTCCAAGACGATGGATTGCCTTATGTAATCCTCGTTTGAGTAAGCTTTTGAATGAAACTATTGGTGATCGATATATCGTAGACCTTTCTCAAATTTCATTAATACGCTCTTTTGCTGAAGATAGTAGCTTCCGCGATCATTGGAAAGAGGTAAAGTTAAAAAACAAGCAAGATCTAGCAACTAGAATTTATAGAGAAGTTGGGGAAGTTATAGACCCGAATTCTCTCTTTGATTGTCATATTAAACGTATTCATGAGTATAAACGACAATTGATGAACATCCTTCGGGTAATCTATCTGTATAATAGTTTGAAAGAAAATCCTAATCAATCTGAGGTTCCTACGACAGTAATTTTTTCAGGTAAGGCAGCTCCTGGTTATGTCATGGCTAAACTAATTATTAAACTAATTAATAGTGTTGCAGACACTGTGAATCAAGATTCTCAAGTGAAAGATAAACTTAAAATTCTCTTTTTACCTAATTATCAAGTTTCTATGGCTGAGAGTATTATACCGGGAACAGATCTTTCAGAACAGATTTCTACAGCTGGAATGGAGGCTTCAGGAACGGGCAACATGAAATTTGCTTTGAATGGGGCATTAACTATAGGGACTATGGATGGTGCAAATATAGAAATGGCCGAACACATTGGAAAAGAAAACATGTTTATTTTTGGCCTTCTTGAAAAAGAAATTGTAGAGTTACGTCGAGAATACTATCCACAGGGGATCTGTGATAGGAATCCTAAAATTCGCCGTGTTCTAGATTTACTCGATCAGGGATTTTTCAATGGCAATGATAAAGATTTATTTAAGCCTATAGTACGTCGCCTACTACATGAGGGTGATCCCTTCTTTGTCTTGGCGGATTTAGAATCTTACATTATTGCCCATGAAAGTGCTGCTAAACTCTTCACAGAATCGAATTTATGGACCAAAACTTCTATTTATAATACTGCTGGAATGGGTTTTTTCTCTAGTGACAGGGCAATTCAAGATTACGCGAAGAACATTTGGCATGTTCCTACAAAATCTTGTTCTGGAGAAGAAATTTAA